In Drosophila yakuba strain Tai18E2 chromosome 2R, Prin_Dyak_Tai18E2_2.1, whole genome shotgun sequence, a single genomic region encodes these proteins:
- the LOC6531876 gene encoding protein lethal(2)denticleless: MNIYNKLRAREHGYGNERTYDFALRRLSVAKEDSWRGIAPANYCPDFNPEPPIFSAKFANCDGYRHILAIANEDGKITLQDTTQRNHQPEEQSLVGPQCHYNAVFDLEWAPGQMRFVSASGDHTARLWEVAGSGIRGLNSYVGHTRSVKSAAFKRTDPAVFATGGRDGAILIWDIRANLNMDLTSRVDNCIYSGHTGGPGTPVSQRKQRTRTPKMAGGTTSSSITGLAFQDNDTLISCGAGDGVIKVWDLRRNYTAYKKEPLPRHKLPYAGHSTFRGFTNLIVDASGTKLYANCMDNTIYCYNLASYSPRPLACYKGLLNSTFYIKSCLSPDGKYLLSGSSDERAYIWNLDHAEEPLVALAGHTVEVTCVAWGSSHDCPIVTCSDDARHKIWRIGPDLDGLSEAERAEKYRGTASYVREFGKKAFGPSAGNHKYNLRDLESTPRSLKRLMDQNERTPGSVEKTTTKRSFLEMLGVAGPETEATEQPQKRAKPLESRGRRLFGPSSQETACRHIQLQPINEEDASPSKRQKENSAAEDVSPLHKLLSTPSHSPLSENVNHMYTSPPTTSAAAAAAAMTAEAVNPPPISAAIYSPTSNLPNYVLDGEAPHLGIMSPKRKAKEKVDWLTNIRKQKLMSGRAHVTLSDKISEEQQADVLASPRLQSLRQSECSPRIHATPRRRISHTDGGGGTPVGSSSHSQSQAQPKTPTSSRRNSETTLLRFFSIQRSSSVPAEETTTTIAAPTSPNPPAVTAPAATPLTMRTPTTAVGSD, encoded by the exons ATGAACATTTACAACAAGTTGCGGGCCAGGGAGCACGGCTACG gcAATGAGAGGACCTACGACTTTGCGCTGCGTCGCCTTTCTGTGGCCAAGGAGGACAGCTGGCGGGGCATTGCGCCGGCCAACTACTGCCCAGACTTCAATCCGGAACCGCCGATCTTCTCCGCCAAGTTTGCCAACTGCGACGGCTACCGGCACATCCTGGCGATCGCCAACGAGGACGGCAAGATCACGCTGCAGGACACCACTCAGCGGAACCACCAGCCGGAGGAACAGTCCCTGGTGGGTCCCCAGTGCCACTACAACGCCGTCTTCGATCTGGAATGGGCTCCCGGCCAGATGCGCTTTGTCTCCGCCTCGGGCGATCACACTGCCAGACTGTGGGAGGTGGCGGGCTCTGGCATCCGGGGACTGAACTCCTATGTGGGCCACACAAGGTCCGTTAAGTCGGCGGCCTTTAAGCGCACCGATCCCGCTGTCTTCGCCACCGGCGGTCGTGATGGCGCCATTCTCATCTGGGACATCAGGGCCAATCTCAATATGGACCTCACCTCACGCGTGGACAACTGCATCTACAGCGGACACACGGGCGGACCGGGCACTCCAGTTTCGCAGCGAAAGCAGCGCACACGCACTCCCAAGATGGCCGGAGGCACCACCTCGAGCAGCATCACCGGCTTGGCCTTTCAGGACAACGATACGTTAATCTCCTGTGGCGCCGGTGATGGAGTCATCAAGGTGTGGGACCTGCGGCGCAACTACACAGCCTACAAAAAGGAGCCACTGCCAAGGCACAAACTGCCATATGCCGGACACTCAACATTCCGCGGCTTCACCAATCTCATTGTGGATGCGTCGGGCACGAAGCTGTATGCCAACTGCATGGACAACACCATATACTGCTATAATCTGGCCTCCTACTCGCCGCGCCCGCTGGCTTGCTACAAGGGACTGCTTAACTCCACGTTCTACATCAAATCCTGCCTTAGCCCGGACGGCAAGTATCTGCTGAGCGGAAGCAGCGACGAGCGGGCTTACATCTGGAACCTGGATCACGCCGAGGAGCCGCTCGTCGCACTGGCCGGACACACGGTGGAGGTGACCTGCGTGGCTTGGGGCTCCAGCCACGATTGCCCCATTGTCACGTGCAGCGATGATGCGCGACACAAGATCTGGCGGATTGGACCCGACCTGGATGGCCTCAGCGAGGCGGAGCGGGCGGAAAAGTACCGAGGAACTGCCTCCTATGTCAGGGAATTCGGCAAGAAGGCTTTTGGTCCGTCTGCTGGAAATCACAAGTACAATCTTCGAGATCTGGAGTCCACGCCACGATCACTGAAGCGCCTTATGGATCAAAATGAGCGGACACCAGGCTCCGTGGAAAAGACGACGACCAAACGTTCGTTTCTGGAAATGCTGGGCGTGGCTGGTCCGGAGACGGAAGCCACAGAACAGCCCCAGAAGCGAGCTAAGCCACTCGAGTCACGTGGAAGGCGGCTATTCGGACCATCTAGCCAGGAAACTGCTTGCAGACATATACAACTTCAACCCATAAACGAGGAAGATGCCTCCCcgagcaaaaggcaaaaggagAACTCTGCGGCGGAAGATGTCTCGCCACTGCACAAGCTTCTCAGCACACCAAGCCATTCCCCCTTAAGTGAGAATGTGAACCACATGTACACCTCCCCGCCAACCACttcagcggcagcagcagcagcagcgatgaCTGCTGAGGCGGTCAATCCGCCTCCGATCTCCGCTGCAATCTACTCGCCCACTTCCAACCTGCCCAACTACGTGCTGGATGGCGAGGCACCCCATCTGGGCATCATGTCGCCCAAGCGGAAGGCGAAGGAAAAGGTGGACTGGCTGACGAATATCCGCAAACAGAAGCTGATGAGTGGCAGGGCCCATGTGACGCTCAGCGATAAGATCagcgaggagcagcaggccgATGTGCTGGCATCTCCACGCCTCCAGAGCCTGCGACAGTCCGAGTGCAGTCCCAGGATACATGCCACGCCCCGCAGACGCATCTCTCACACGGACGGGGGCGGTGGTACGCCAGTTGGCAGCTCCTCCCATTCACAATCACAAGCGCAGCCAAAAACCCCAACTTCCAGTAGGCGAAACAGCGAGACGACGCTTCTTCGATTCTTCAGCATTCAGAGGAGCAGCAGTGTGCCGGCGGAGGAAACAACGACGACGATTGCGGCTCCTACCTCTCCCAATCCCCCGGCAGTGACTGCTCCCGCAGCAACGCCCCTCACAATGCGTACGCCCACCACGGCGGTGGGCAGCGATTGA